DNA from Quercus lobata isolate SW786 chromosome 1, ValleyOak3.0 Primary Assembly, whole genome shotgun sequence:
GAGTCTTCTTGGAAtcaggtctgaaatacacccggttgagtgtatggcaagcagtgttaactgcttctccctagaaagattttggcaattttttgtTGTGCAACATGACACGTGCCATCTCTTGAACGACCCTATTTTTCCGTTcaactattccattttgttgcGGTGTCTTGGGTGATGAAAACTCTTGATGTGTGCCATGTTCATTGCAGAAAGTAGCTAGTTTGGTATTCTCAAATTTTCTTCCATGGTCACTCCTGATTCAGGCTACCAtagtatctttttcaacctgcaATTTCTTACATAGATGTATAATCTTCTCAGGAGCCTCAGttttatctttcaaaagcacaacccaagtatatctggtaaagtcatccacaaccactagaatatacttctttattcctaaactctgaactcgagcaggacccataagatcaatgtgcagtaactccagaggtcttgaagtttgaacactagCCACAGACagatgtttagattttatctgtttacctatctgacatggtccacatatgcactcatctattttctcaaacttaggtaAACAAACAACAGCATCACATTTGGAAATCTTTTCTAACTGCTTATGACTTGCATGCCCCAGCCGTTAatgccacaaatcaacttgatcaaTTTTTGCACTAAAGCACTTGTTGCTTATGCTTGGTGtcaatccataacagttgtccGCTGTCCGCTGTCCGCTGTCCTtacaccaacacacatacagtcacctccttcatcaagtatctcacattcatacttagtgaagagaacattTAGTCCATTGTCGGAAATCTGACTGATACTGAGTAAATTTGCCTTCAGCccatcaacataccaaacatcttcaaagaccGGTAATCCTGGGATGTCCACAGTTTCAATGCCTCTGATgacagatttgcttccatctccaaaagtgactgtcccaatttttccttcaaagagGGTCTTGATAATCCTTTGTTTCCTGTTATATGCCTagaacaaccactatccaaataccaaaaacaagaatcacgtgcctttaaggcggttaaggcagtataacacaaataattattaccaCATATGACAAGACCAAGACGTTCAAGGAAAGATTTGACAAACTCAACAAGAGACAAATACACAAAGTAAGCAAGTTGATGAATAAGCAGAAAGAATTTCCAAGAGTCCATAacaaaggggtcaaggatcagctcagtgatcaacaaatcaacaacaaaagagctacccgctttgataccacttgatagtttttagaccccttaaacaattgattaaacctagataattagtcaagttgttacttagtccaattaaacaagtctagattatcacaataataaagatcaaatcatacaaagcagcagaaaataaataacacaagatatgatcacccaggaaaccaaactggtaaaaacctggggaggatttgacctagcaaTTCTCAAGGTAaatttgaatccactatcttgaaagaatcgaagttcatacaataagacttacaagcccccacgctcgacttcttattgctaccaaccagtagaacttattgacacgaccacgtgcaagctccgaatccacggactccttctttcttggattcaccaccagatacaagcacacctgcttgtgttttctttaagcttcaatgacagcaactgaattgatcatcaaggtgtagataaatcttctccttaaaaaccctaagtttgtgtaaaggaaagctcctctagatctcacaagagatttacacaaaccgcaattatgagcaacactaaaaagtgactagggtttgccttttatacttaggacaaataagaaaccctaaaaatgttttaaaacacttagggctgagttggacgaatctgcagaaaaacattctgcccgagcttcaatcgatcgagcctgtctttcgattgatcgaactaGGCCGAAAGACGCAATGCTTCCTgttttaactcgattccaactttacataaaatcacaactttgagctagactaaaaacacgtctaaaatattgttttgatcatggtttgctaataatacaaattagagttctaaatacataaaatcctaagactttagaacctaacattattgaaaaaaaaaataaataaataaaataacaattacaGCCCATCGTTAAGAAAATTTCCTCGAGCAAAATTGTTTTAGAAACTGCTTTAAAGAAAGTATTGAGAGCTTCAATTTCACAATGAAATATATTTAACTATATATGgtttctgaaagttcaaatagtgtgtaaaacacccttgaacgtttagacccccaattacaaaataaccaattcaagctttatgtcaaacaactagtgtgcagaaaatgaacaaaagctataaaacagaattggtaaacaatctaagccaattaaaatcataacccacagcagataataaatggcaaagataaaggggaaggaagatgcaaacacaaggacaacacacgatgtattatcgaagaggaaaccgaagccctcggcgtaaaacctctccgtcgccctccaagcgataagtaatccactagaaaatatagttggaatacatggacagcaatagaccctccaagcctaatctacccagtgcgcctaagccctccaagcttcttgcttcaacgaggttgcgccgaacctatttcttttctagcttcctggattccgctacttgaccatagcatcaaccaatgtagattggttccttcctaactgcttcccagaacaccaaacagccctctcacagtaatggatatggtgagaaaaagttttggtaaaaggcctctcaagggtttaacaatggagaggaagagagttgaggaatttgaagagacttttatgtaaagattgtagatgaatcaatcttgtttttctctagggtttctctctcaaaattctctctggaatctctctttcttttgtgggtataaggggtatttatactagggtgagaatggaatgtgaagagtcaggttttacaaaacaggggtgacttgactgagtcgcgagatccagccacGAGATAACagaatggccagttgtcctattttgtcctgtagtgctctagctagcatgacacttcaacttctggcatgcttagCACGTGTGTTGCatttggcggcttgaagccgcgagtcacccgcgagatcaagtcgcgagtctctgttttcttgcacactcttgagcatttcaacactctatctcactcactacccttacaataatcccacctaaatacagggttactaaatgctaaaatacaagcaaatttggtacggaataaagccaacaagatggttgattaaattcaaccttacagtttcATATGATCTAGAGGATAAGTGATTAGAGATGGCATCACAAAATTGTCTCTAACTGCCATATATGAAAGAAAAGCCAATAGGCAATAACAAAATGCTATTCTAAAAGAGAACCAAATAATAGCATTTGAAAACTACTAAATGAACAAATAGaaatgataggccaagaatgtattgacccgttgtaataaattaattgattaattagccaagtttattaattaatcaaattaacatgcaagatgcgtggtagcacaaacaaatcatcaattaaactaaatatgtagcagaaaataaattgacatggtgatttgtttatgaatggggaaaacctacacaacaaaaaccccaccaggtgatttaaaggtcaccactcccgaaaatccactattttcaaaacaagcggttataagtaaaggaatcccaataacttatactaacctacagttgaactcttaccccaatactcaattggccttgttttgtagtgacaatctcttcttttaatgcatggctcccagtacgtgattAACTAATAGATGCGCAGATTCTAGtacgcgacttgatcaccaacttgagaaggatgttggctacaaagtttttcagttcatcacacgatgaagatcatgaagttgcttggtcacaaaaccctatggtgtacaaacacagcaacttcttcaagagaaaggaGAACTAGGGCAGAAAAGGTTTCCAGTCACACTTTTCTTCCcacttgtggaattgtgctcttgtgcaacaTCATCAtcttttacggcccttaaaataatccttatatatgtttagggttgtgagaaaagaaagcccaaatatacattcacggattggatgaaaatcagctcTGAAAAATTGAACTTCATAAATCTCAACAGATACCCTATTTGTCAAGCAACTGTCGAGCCTCAGGCTGAAACAACTctcttaaacctcgatagatgctagctgtcgagctttaaaatcctgcactttctcacttgattcttggacatacttacatggctttaacacttgaatttgaaaccttatttcttgaagcattaaacacatcctaaatctacccaattacaagtaaagtgcattttgtcaaaagattagccaattacataaaatgttgacatatgtttctaacatgaATCACATACGTCCTAACAAGAAAAGATGAGAATCAacttaaaaagcaaaaattataataatgattAGAGCACAACTATCATTTAAAATCTATAGCCAAATGGGTCTTCTGAATTAGAACCTAATAGTAAATCTGGGTATccccaaattcatcaaaaacacGAAATTTAAACTCTAATCAACCACCAATCTATCCAAACCTAttgtatttgaaatttcaactaagaattttcttaaatttgaatCTCACACACAAACCATAATACaataatatgaataaaaaaaatcaactggtacatacaattcaaaagaaaccaatattaaaaaaactcattttctgcttcttttcgtttttcttcatcattcaacgttaattaaaaccaataatctAAATACCTAAATCAAAGACACTCAACccaaaatgacaaaacttaaatcatatttaccatcaatttttcttttttaaaaacaccTGCACTATAGCAGTTCTAGCGGTATATGGGTGGAGGCTAGGCTAAAAGTGGGATGATGGTTTGACATGGTGGCCTAGCCTCCACCCATATACCgcaaattcatcaaaaacaaAGAGAGGGCACATATTGAGAAGTTGTTGAGGGCAATTAAAGACACTTGGAAAGAAAATGGTTTAAGCATTGTAAGTGATGGGTGGACAGATGTACAAAAAAGGCCACTTATCAATTTTATGGCTACATCACAGAAAGGGCCAATTTTTATCAAATCCATTGATGGTACCAAAGAGTACAAAGACAAGCACTTCATTGCTGACTTGTTTCTAAAGGTCATTGGTGAGGTTGGGCATCAACATGTCCAAATTATTACTGATAATGCGTCTATTATGAAGGCTACAGGATCTATTGTTGAAGCTAAATATCCTCATATATTTTGGTCACCTTGTGTTGTGCATACTCTCAATTTGGCTTTGAAGAATATATGTGCACCTAAGTACTCTTTGCAGAATGAGGTTGCATATAATGAATGTAACTGGATTGCACAAGTTTAAGATGAGGCAACTTTCATTCGTATTTTTATCACAAATCATTCTATGAGATTAGcaatttttaattcatattcCCCTTTGAAGTTACTTGCTGTTGCTGAAACACGATTTGCTTCAATAATCATCATGCTTAAAAGATTgtttcaagtaaaacaaaatcttCGAAATATGGTCGTTAGTGAGGAATGGATGTCATATAGAGAAGATGATGTGGGAAAAGCTCAAACTGTGAGAGATTATGTTTTGAATGATTTGTGGTGGGACAAGGTTGCATATATTCTAAGATTCACAGAACCTATTTATGAGATGCTTCGAGTGGCTGACACGGATGCACCTATTCTCCATAAGGTGTATGAAATGTGGGATTTCATGATAGaaaatgtgaagaaagaaatataCTAGCATGAAGGCAAGGAAGACTATGAGGAGTCTCCATTCTATGATGTGGTACACAATATACTCATTAAACGGTGGACTAAAAATTGCACACCACTTCATTGCCTAGCCCACTCCTTGAATCCGAAGtaatttttctatctctttaatCTTTTCGTTTATATTCTTTAGGCATttccaaacaaataaactaaactcattagttgtactaatttattttcttttaattgggTATTATACTAGTAAATGGATTGAGGAAGTCAGAGGCCATGTTGCACCACATAAGGATGCTGAAATTTCAGTGGAGAGAAACAAGTGCCTCAAAAGGATCTTTCCTGATCCTGATGATAGGCAGAAATTTAATGTGGAGTTTGGTTTGTTTAACGCATTAAAGACTTATGATGAGGATAACATGGAGGATAGGTGGAACTATGATCCAATGCTTTGGTGGTCAACTTATGGGTCTACTTTACCACAGCTTCAAACTTTAGCTCTAAAGCTTCTTGAATAGCCTTGCTCATCATCATGTGCTGAGAGGAATTGGAGTACATATGGCTTCATCCATTGTATGAGGAGGAATAGAATTACTCCTAAACGTGTTGAAGATTTAGTGTTTGTTTATTCTAATCTTCAACTTCTTTCAAGGAGGAGGCCCGAATACACTACTGGAGAATCTAAGAAGTGGGCCATTGGTGGAGATAATTGGGATGAACCATTTGGAGGACCTGGGTTGCTTGAGATTGCTTATCTCACACTAGATGAGCCAGAAATGGAGACAAGTATTGTTGAGAATAATGACTATGTTGATGACAATGATGTTGTTGTTCTGTGATAATcttgaaagtttaaaatttgttatccttttatgtttttagtttgatgttgaacttgttatccttttatggtttgtactctaaacattttatgtgtattattgtactactttgggtgttagtttacttatttgtagttcttacataatttgaattctagacataaatgtattttatgtctaaaaatattaaaaaatgtgtctacatataaaatttaattaattatttaaccgtCGTGTCCCCGCCGTATagtgtccttatttttcaaaaattgcagtatccccgtgtccgtgtccgtgcaaCTTAGATGTAGTGTGGTTATATATTATGATTGACTTCTCTTCATCTTAAAGAGAGTATGTCCTTTCGTTTCTATGTTTCTTTACACCGTATGGATCTTAAGGACTTGGCCAAGATTTCGTATTTGGATTCTCCTTGCTGTATGGTCAATGGAAAGAAATCTTGCACTGTTTCGTTAGAAACATATACACATCATTAAATGTTGTCTCTAGCATCGCATGGatgaataatatatatgaaactCGACGCATTTGGCTCATATGAAAAAACGAAGATTGTTCCATATACAAAACCACGCAGCGTAGGTTGATACTAAAACTTAGTCACAAACAAACTAATATGATCTAGAACAAATTAAGATCGTTTAACCCACAAATGGCCACCACATTCCCACTACTACCACTGTCAATATATTTGTCAAACTCATACCTAGGGATTTGATGGTGAATACATATTCAAACTGCTTCCACAGTCCCAACATTGACGTACGTTCTCTTCCTTGATTAGTTTCCGATGCTCTTCCTCCAGCATTTTGACCATCAATTTTTTCCTAGTGGCCAGGGAAGCTCACCATCATCAGAGATGTAACGTCCCAGTCAgaacccccccaccccccaaaaaaaaaaaaattataataatggaAGTCAGATTTTTTTGTGGACCACACGTGCCTCCCAACTACCCCACCTATCCCACCCATTCCCACCACACATTTCACTCCACCTTATCTCCCCTCTTTGGCCGGCTCATTCACTTcacttcttttctatttttttcattttctctcataCACTCCTTTCTAGGGGTGTCCAACTAGACCCGGCACCCACCCAACCCGGTCGACCCAACGCCGGTGACAGTCGGTGGCGGGTCTTTGTCCCCAAAACCCGATAACGACGGGTCGGATAACGGGTTTGAGCATAAAAATCGAGATCTCAATCAATCCAACCGTCTGTGCACTTGAAATTAGTTTTTCTCCACCGATGGGTGTGTTTCGCCAGTCGTTTTGCCTGTTAAGTCGAGATCCGGCCTTATCTCTTCGAGATCCACCGAGATCTCGTTGAGATCCGATGAGGTCTCGTCGAGATTCGGCCT
Protein-coding regions in this window:
- the LOC115950739 gene encoding uncharacterized protein LOC115950739 — encoded protein: MATSQKGPIFIKSIDGTKEYKDKHFIADLFLKVIGEVGHQHVQIITDNASIMKATGSIVEAKYPHIFWSPCVVHTLNLALKNICAPKYSLQNEVAYNECNWIAQLLAVAETRFASIIIMLKRLFQVKQNLRNMVVSEEWMSYREDDVGKAQTVRDYVLNDLWWDKVAYILRFTEPIYEMLRVADTDAPILHKVKWIEEVRGHVAPHKDAEISVERNKCLKRIFPDPDDRQKFNVEFGLFNALKTYDEDNMEDRWNYDPMLWRRPEYTTGESKKWAIGGDNWDEPFGGPGLLEIAYLTLDEPEMETSIVENNDYVDDNDVVVL